TTGCCTGCCGAGGGCTCCTCGCACGAGCCTCGGTACATCATCCTTCCAGGCTGGAAGCGAACATGCGGCAAGGAGCGTCTTCACCGCGTTGAGGTCTGTGGTTATCATGAGCCACCAGAGGTCATCACCTTTTTCGGTAGAGAATCCCATAGTAGTGCCCTGAAAATTGAGCCTCGAACGGAGGACCTGCTCAACCTCCTTGAGCCTGCGTTCCCGCTCGGGGATCGAGCCACTCCGGACGAGAATGTTGAGCCAGTCAATCACCCCGGAAGTGGGCCACAGGGTGGGATCGATACTGAACGAGCTGAGCTGTTCCGGCCGCACCGCTCCGTATCTCGAGAGCGCCTCCAGTGCAGCTATCTTACGAATCGTCAGGTCCGTAGTGGGCAATGAAGAATTCCGGATGAGTCTGCCTTCTACAAACGAATCGAGGCTTTGCTGCATGCGTTCACGGGGACGATCAGGAATAGGCCATCGGGCTTCGTGCGCAACGGCAAGGACGTAGGAGGTGAGCACATCACTGCCGAGCTGCATCGAAGGAAAATACTTGAGAAGCCCGTCGTGATCCTGGTACGAGGGAAGATCGAGCATGATCTCTTTCCACATACCTTCGTCTCTCAGCGCGACCGCCTTTGACACCTTCTGCTCCAGGCAGCCGTACGGGTACTGGCGCATGTAGTCAATCACTGCTGAGATCTCAGAAAGTTTTGGACGGAGTGTTACGCGCACGCCTCCGGTGCCTGGTAGTGCATCTTTAGGCTGTTCGACGCTCATCTCAGTTTTTCCGTCGACCTGGAGAATCGTTCCTTGCACGGTTCTTACAGGAACAGCCGGGACGACTTTCTGCCTAACTGTCAGCGCATCACTTGCAGTCCCGTCGGTAGTTCGTGCGGTCACCGTCCATTTCTGCGTGTCTACACCATTGGACACTTTGATTTCCCATCCTTCGGTACGGGCCTCGCCTGCCTTTAAATCCATCTTCACACTCTTGAGTCGCTTTGCCCCTTTTCCATCGTCGATCTGCGCAGTGAGATCGATCTCCATGTCGCGAGCCGCTGTGTTCCTGACCGTGAATGCGCCGCTGAATCTATCGCCCTGTCGTACCACCGGTGCGAGACCGGAAAGCAGCATCAGATTCTGAGAACTTCGAATGCTCGCCTGTCCCGAGCCGAAAAGGCCGATTCCACAAGAAGCGACAGCGACTATTCTGAAACTCGTCAAGGAGTCAGGGAGTTTAAACTCAACTGATGTTTCTCCTTTCTCATCAAGAAAAAGACGGCCTTTCCAGAAGACGAGGGTGTCAAAGAGCTCTCTCGTGACCTGCCTGCCGCCCCCGCCCCCCCGCGGCAGAGCTTTCAACCCGTAATGCCTTTTCCCAACCACGTGCATCTGGTTGGTCGAAGTCTTCACTTCGTAAGGCCTGCGCTTCATCATCTCTTCAAGAAGCTGCCAGCTCCCGTTGGGCATGAGTTCAAGAAGACCTTCGTCGACGACAGCCACGGCTACCTCTCCTCCTCGGGGCAGAGCTTTGCCGTCTGCTTTCCTCACTGCGATTGAGGCGAGAACTTTGTCCCTGATCCTGTATTGATCGTGTTCAGTCTGGACTTTCACCTTCAGTTCGTGGGCCTGCCACCCGACTCTAATCTCCGCGATGCCCAGCTTGTAGGCAGGCTTTCCAAGGTCGACGAGGGCTGTGGGCTTGACCCCCTGTACCCGTCCCCTGACGCACAAGGCGGAGATGAATACATTAGGGGCATAGTTGCCTTTCACCGGCAGCTCAATTACAGGGCTTGAGCCGGAGAGGTGCTTGACGAACGTATCCAGGATGCCCTCTCTTTCAACGGTCACAAGCACGGTCGCCTGCCTGAAAGGCATACGCACCTGGAGTTTGACGTTTTCTCCGGGTTCGTACCGCTTTTTTTCGGGCAGAAGGTCGATGCGGTCGGTATCCTTGACGTCAAACCACCATTCTCCTTTGTCGGCAACCCAGACCTCACGATGCACCACGGAGGCTCGTCCTGCAGTATCCTCCGCGCTGGCCTGTAAAATGACGCTTCCCGATACGGGCGAGGAAGCCTCGCACGTCAAAAGGCCGAGTGCATCTGTTTTTCCTTCGCAAAAGGAAGGGATGAGCCGCTTGATCTCTGTGACATGATCATACGAATAAAAGCCACCCACGAGTCTTTTTCTGTGTGTGTACACATTTCTCTGGAACAGATCGACTCTGACGGCCGTTCCCGGCACCGGTTTTCCGGCCAGATCGAGAACCAGAGCCTTGAACCTCAGCTTCTCCCTGGAAAGGGCCCATGAGTCGGGCTCAAGCCCTACGAGCAATGCGGAGGGCCAGAGAGGTATGTTCCGAGAGACCGTCTGAATCGCTCCATTAGGGTCGCGAAATTCCAACTCTGCCATCATCTCCTTCGGGGCTGCAATGCGCGGCTCTGCTTTGAGTGTCGCATGCGCGCTCCCATCGGGACCCAACGTGAGTTCTACTGTCTGCAGTTTCTCATCTTTGCGCTTTGCAGGCTCTGTCTCCGCTTCTGTTTCGATTTCTTCTTCATCAAATGTTTCCTCGTTTTCCTGTTCCCTTGTTATGCCTTCGCGCACGGCTCCATTGGTCCATTGAAAGCCTTCGTAGTCTTCGAAACTCGTAGCCTTCGGTTGGAGCTGCCCGCGAAGCTTCACGGGCAAACCTCCCGCGCCTCCGCCTGAGAGGTACTGCACGAAGAGATCGAGTTGCACGTCCGTAGCTGCAATCAGCGGCTCTTTAGGGCCCGAGATGAAGGCCTTTGTAAGGGGTACCCTGAATTCTTCCACCCGGATAGCGCCTGATTCCCAACGGTTCATGTCGGAGTATGCGCGCTTCCGGGTCCCACTCTTCTTGATAAGAGCGACAGAATAGGTGCCCAGTTTTGCATCCCGCGGGATCAGCCATTCTGTTTCTGCAACCTGCTGCTCAGCATCCCACGTGAGAGGAAGCTCGTATGACTGTTCGCTGCCCATGTGCTGCATCTCCACAGCGTCCGGCAGTTCATCCTTGCTGACCGGGGAAAAGCCTGCAGAGACAGCCCTTCTGATGAGGTGCTTCATGTGTACGGTCTCCCCGGCGCGCAGGAGCGTCCTGTCAAAGATCGTATGGGCGGTGACCGGTCCTCCGTAGCGCCCCTCGCGAAGATTGAACCGATATGGCTCGATACCTTCGTTCCACCCGGAATGGACAAAGGTCATGTCATCCTTGGTCCGAACAAAGACAAAGAGACCGCCCGACAGCACGTACAGCGGGCCAGGCTCAGAGTACTCCGGTTCCCGTGAGTCCCTTCTCTTCCACTGGCAGAAAGGAAGCTTGCCCTCTGCAGGCAGGGGAGTGTCTACGTGTGCCATGCCATGTGCGTCCGTAGTTCCTTGCCAGATGCTGTTGCCGTTGCAGTCCCGTATCGTAACTGACGCCCCCTCCGCGGGTTGGGCAGAATCGAGCGATGTGACCCAGACGAGCGACGATTCGCGACCCCACTTGAAATGAGCTGACATATTGGTAACGAGGGCGGAGGTCTGAACGTACATAGGTTTGGACTTCCCGAGAAGCGATGCCCCGAGAATGTCGCTCTCCAGTTCCACAATGTAGAAGCCGGGTTTGCCCAGGGGTATGCCGAGTACTTCAAATGCCTTCTGCCCCTTAGGCTTGGGCATACTGAAAGCTCGTGCTTTCACTTCTCCTTTCAGCAGGCTGCCCGAACGCTCCGCAAGCGCAACCCTTCTCATCCACGCCATAATTTCTTCGTCTGATTCCGGCCGGCGGAGCGCTCCTTTCAAGTTGCCCGCGGCTTCTCCACCCTTTTTTGAAAGCTCTCCTCGCGTCGCGTCGCTCGCACGCCCGGAATTCTCCTGGGATTGATCCAGTGGCTTGTCCGTAAGACTCTTCTCATC
This DNA window, taken from Syntrophorhabdales bacterium, encodes the following:
- a CDS encoding MG2 domain-containing protein, which codes for MKTVAIVTLLVLAALCGTGPAVCQDTTNTDEAARIILFTPQGEVKGVRQVQARFSEQIVPFGAVTQVEPFDVSCPEKGGGRWADGKNWIYDFDRDLPAGIVCQFTLKKNTVTLNGKSIAGPRTFSFSTGGPSIISVRPREGSEYIAEDQTFVLTLDAEATTDSILRHASFVVEGIVEPARVRIIEGSEREAILKTFRRPLDERPHVLLQSTRVFPAKRKISLIWGKGIASKSGVAADQSRVLSFKSRGPFTASFKCTREHAKSGCIPMLPMSVAFSAPVSGDLAARVVLKSGEKIYRAEENKDQGDSLTYLSFAGPFPEETTFTLEMPRGVVDDAGRSLENGARFPLQVRTGPYPPLAKFASRFGIIEKKDAVLPVTLRNIEPLLHGKQLGLLDEKSLTDKPLDQSQENSGRASDATRGELSKKGGEAAGNLKGALRRPESDEEIMAWMRRVALAERSGSLLKGEVKARAFSMPKPKGQKAFEVLGIPLGKPGFYIVELESDILGASLLGKSKPMYVQTSALVTNMSAHFKWGRESSLVWVTSLDSAQPAEGASVTIRDCNGNSIWQGTTDAHGMAHVDTPLPAEGKLPFCQWKRRDSREPEYSEPGPLYVLSGGLFVFVRTKDDMTFVHSGWNEGIEPYRFNLREGRYGGPVTAHTIFDRTLLRAGETVHMKHLIRRAVSAGFSPVSKDELPDAVEMQHMGSEQSYELPLTWDAEQQVAETEWLIPRDAKLGTYSVALIKKSGTRKRAYSDMNRWESGAIRVEEFRVPLTKAFISGPKEPLIAATDVQLDLFVQYLSGGGAGGLPVKLRGQLQPKATSFEDYEGFQWTNGAVREGITREQENEETFDEEEIETEAETEPAKRKDEKLQTVELTLGPDGSAHATLKAEPRIAAPKEMMAELEFRDPNGAIQTVSRNIPLWPSALLVGLEPDSWALSREKLRFKALVLDLAGKPVPGTAVRVDLFQRNVYTHRKRLVGGFYSYDHVTEIKRLIPSFCEGKTDALGLLTCEASSPVSGSVILQASAEDTAGRASVVHREVWVADKGEWWFDVKDTDRIDLLPEKKRYEPGENVKLQVRMPFRQATVLVTVEREGILDTFVKHLSGSSPVIELPVKGNYAPNVFISALCVRGRVQGVKPTALVDLGKPAYKLGIAEIRVGWQAHELKVKVQTEHDQYRIRDKVLASIAVRKADGKALPRGGEVAVAVVDEGLLELMPNGSWQLLEEMMKRRPYEVKTSTNQMHVVGKRHYGLKALPRGGGGGRQVTRELFDTLVFWKGRLFLDEKGETSVEFKLPDSLTSFRIVAVASCGIGLFGSGQASIRSSQNLMLLSGLAPVVRQGDRFSGAFTVRNTAARDMEIDLTAQIDDGKGAKRLKSVKMDLKAGEARTEGWEIKVSNGVDTQKWTVTARTTDGTASDALTVRQKVVPAVPVRTVQGTILQVDGKTEMSVEQPKDALPGTGGVRVTLRPKLSEISAVIDYMRQYPYGCLEQKVSKAVALRDEGMWKEIMLDLPSYQDHDGLLKYFPSMQLGSDVLTSYVLAVAHEARWPIPDRPRERMQQSLDSFVEGRLIRNSSLPTTDLTIRKIAALEALSRYGAVRPEQLSSFSIDPTLWPTSGVIDWLNILVRSGSIPERERRLKEVEQVLRSRLNFQGTTMGFSTEKGDDLWWLMITTDLNAVKTLLAACSLPAWKDDVPRLVRGALGRQHKGIWNTTIANAWGILSLEKFRQTFEAVPVTGKTEEILQREKEIIDWKTTPSGGSTLLKWPRGRNTLSVEHLGDGKPWLTVQSLAAIPLKERASSGYKITKTYSPVAEQKQPGVWSRGDVVRVRLDIEAQSDMTWVVVNDPVPAGSTLLGSGLARDSSLLTRGEKTQGWAWPVFQERSFEALRSYYEYVPKGKWSLEYTMRLNNDGVFQLPPTRVEALYSPEMFGEIPNQPIAVRSEQ